One region of Wyeomyia smithii strain HCP4-BCI-WySm-NY-G18 chromosome 3, ASM2978416v1, whole genome shotgun sequence genomic DNA includes:
- the LOC129729223 gene encoding ionotropic receptor 75a-like gives MGFLFVLYFLTHSVLALLNVNLMEDYVKWQRLRTVTIFHCLDQNYDILHVSQRMSKVYEGRVHYEDITNLSVDFWNHSHVMRFDYSSLGAVIDTTCAQTVDLFRIISAYEYFNASYYWLIFGNESTTCLLDKQNLNIDAKITLAIAKDEFSRTYSLYDVFSPMRRRGTPLNVTYMGSWSTSHGFKIIVNQTEYERRVDFGGLWLKAAVTTLDHLHNSTLRELLTSKEPVTKFAFYRLGYQIWEHVMLKHNFTFQLIKTWTWNLENVDGRSPKGMVGQVVSKQCDLTVNGLSYRQDRVGTFDNTITILISRQLIIFRHPRKGSARNIFLQPFRIDLWIAVLALIAFASILLFGNFIVESLKSRFSYVAQDSKKLSLLVIIGIVCQQGFAPKTFLGSTRTTLITMLMFSYFLLQFYSTYIVSYLLIAPPKFMNTLRHLIDSDFKVLVENVAYNNDYFNATKDPLAIELYKRKILNGENNFVNITTGIAQVKKGGYAFQCDTGYAYPLIMRTFTDKEICDLQETLLNPIRPLQLPLRKGSPFKQMFRVTLRKLAEGGLLRTFQNQFANDKPKCAKSEQETQPVDLEHVSTLFAALFVSILGSFCGLLLELLHRHVSKRRQNPKWGFS, from the exons ATGGGGTTTTTGTTTGTGTTGTATTTCCTAACCCATTCGGTATTGGCTCTTCTGAATGTTAACCTAATGGAAGATTACGTAAAATGGCAACGATTAAGGACAGTAACTATTTTCCATTGTCTGGATCAAAATTATG ACATTCTTCACGTATCTCAACGTATGAGTAAGGTTTACGAAGGACGTGTCCATTATGAGGATATTACCAACTTATCCGTTGACTTTTGGAACCACAGTCACGTGATGAGGTTCGATTATTCGTCGCTAGGAGCCGTAATTGATACTACATGTGCGCAAACTGTCGACTTATTCAGGATAATCTCCGCGTATGAATATTTTAATGCATCATATTATTGGCTGATTTTTGGGAATGAATCCACCACGTGCCTGCTGGATAAGCAAAATCTTAATATCGATGCGAAGATTACTCTGGCTATCGCAAAAGATGAGTTTAGTAGAACTTACAGCTTGTATGATGTGTTTAGTCCCATGAGAAGGCGCGGAACGCCTTTGAACGTAACATATATGGGAAGTTGGAGTACGAGTCATGGATTCAAAATCATAGTAAATCAAACTGAGTACGAACGCCGGGTTGACTTCGGAGGGCTTTGGTTGAAAGCAGCTGTTACG ACTTTGGATCACTTGCATAATTCGACACTACGGGAGCTTCTAACTAGTAAAGAACCAGTAACAAAGTTTGCCTTCTACAGACTTGGATATCAAATATGGGAACATGTGATGCTGAAGCACAATTTTAC GTTCCAGTTGATTAAAACATGGACCTGGAATCTCGAGAACGTAGACGGACGCTCGCCTAAAGGTATGGTCGGACAAGTGGTTTCTAAACAGTGTGATCTTACCGTAAACGGTTTGAGCTATAGGCAAGACAGAGTTGGAACATTCGATAATACTATTACTATTTTGATATCGAG GCAGCTCATCATTTTTCGTCATCCGAGAAAAGGTTCGGCGAGAAATATTTTTCTGCAACCGTTTCGAATTGATCTCTGGATAGCGGTGCTGGCTCTCATAGCGTTCGCTTCAATATTATTGTTTGGAAACTTTATTGTCGAAAGTTTGAAAAGCCGTTTCAGCTACGTAGCTCAAGATAGCAAAAAATTGTCTCTTCTGGTTATTATCGGAATTGTTTGTCAGCAAG GTTTTGCTCCTAAAACATTTCTTGGTTCAACGAGAACCACTTTGATTACTATGTTGATGTTTTCTTACTTCCTTTTACAATTTTATTCGACGTACATAGTGAGTTACCTCCTAATTGCTCCACCAAAGTTTATGAACACACTGAGGCACTTGATAGACAGCGACTTTAAAGTGTTAGTTGAAAATGTAGCCTATAATAATGATTATTTCAACGCAACTAAAGATCCACTAGCAATTGAATTATACAAACGTAAAATTTTGAATGGAGAGAACAATTTCGTAAACATTACGACGGGGATCGCCCAGGTCAAGAAAGGTGGCTACGCCTTTCAGTGCGATACGGGTTACGCATACCCACTAATAATGAGAACGTTTACGGATAAGGAAATTTGCGATTTACAGGAAACACTTCTCAATCCGATTCGTCCACTGCAGCTACCCCTACGGAAAGGTAGCCCATTTAAGCAAATGTTCCGTGTCACATTGCGTAAACTGGCAGAAGGTGGGCTGCTGAGGACCTTCCAGAATCAGTTTGCCAATGATAAACCAAAATGTGCAAAAAGCGAGCAGGAAACTCAGCCCGTTGATTTGGAACATGTTTCGACTCTGTTTGCAGCATTGTTTGTCAGCATCCTTGGTAGCTTTTGTGGGTTGCTGTTAGAACTGCTACACCGACATGTTTCAAAAAGGCGGCAGAATCCCAAATGGGGTTTTTCATGA